Proteins from a genomic interval of Nitrosomonas sp.:
- a CDS encoding type I restriction-modification system subunit M: protein MAIKKSELYSSLWSSCDELRGGMDASQYKDYVLVMLFIKYVSDKYAGQPFAPITIPPGAGFKDMVALKGKPTIGDDINKKIIAPLANANKLASMPDFNDPEKLGSGKDMVDRLTHLIAIFENKALDFSKNRAEGDDILGDAYEYLMRHFATESGKSKGQFYTPAEVSRIMARIIDIDQAETTASTTVYDPTCGSGSLLLKVSDVAKTPVTLYGQEKDAATSGLARMNMILHDNPGAEIKQGNTLANPLFLSEQGGLKTFDYVVANPPFSDKRWGNGVDTENDPHQRFDGFGVPPDKNGDYAYLLHIIRSLKSRGKGACILPHGVLFRGNVEAVIRENIIRKGLIKGIIGLPANLFYGTGIPACIIVIDKENAQNRKGIFMIDAGKGFMKDGNKNRLREMDIHKIVDVFNKQIEIPGYSKIVPFSEIEKNEFNLNIPRYIDSSEAEDLQDIEAHLLGDIPKADIDALHDYWAVCPTLKSVLFAEAKRSANYLSLKVSKDDIKPTIFAHPEFVSYMTEMNQVFSQWENNTTAALKALQPGFHPKDTIHAISEALLATYESRALIDRYDVYQHLMNFWFDVMQDDCYLIAAPVETGGGWQAITYRIVEEKKNRDGQVTKTVDKGWTCDLVPKTLVIHRYFAGQQQAIDTLNTELETLQSQLVGMEEEHSGEEGAFAILDKINKANINARLKEIKNDPQSVEEAKLLKQYLALLEQEAATKKAIQSAETELDAELLAFYPTLTADQIRQLVVDDKWIAAIDRDIHSEMDRISQRLTQRIKELAERYETPLPQQNQQVAELEQAVNAHLHKMGFVWN from the coding sequence ATGGCCATCAAAAAATCTGAGCTTTATTCCTCCCTGTGGTCAAGCTGCGATGAACTGCGCGGCGGCATGGATGCCAGCCAGTACAAGGATTACGTGCTGGTGATGCTGTTCATCAAATACGTCAGCGACAAATACGCCGGGCAGCCGTTCGCCCCGATCACCATTCCGCCGGGTGCGGGTTTCAAGGACATGGTGGCGCTCAAAGGCAAGCCGACCATCGGCGATGATATCAACAAGAAAATCATCGCGCCGCTTGCCAATGCCAACAAATTAGCCAGCATGCCGGACTTCAACGATCCGGAAAAACTCGGCAGTGGCAAGGATATGGTGGACAGGCTGACCCACCTCATCGCCATTTTTGAAAACAAGGCGCTGGATTTCAGCAAAAACCGCGCGGAAGGCGACGACATTCTCGGCGATGCCTACGAATACCTGATGCGCCATTTCGCCACCGAGAGCGGCAAAAGCAAGGGGCAGTTCTACACTCCGGCGGAAGTGAGCCGCATCATGGCGCGCATCATCGACATCGACCAGGCCGAAACCACGGCTTCGACCACCGTTTACGATCCGACCTGCGGTTCCGGTTCATTGCTGTTGAAAGTAAGTGATGTTGCCAAAACGCCGGTGACGCTGTACGGTCAGGAAAAAGACGCCGCCACCAGCGGCCTGGCGCGCATGAACATGATCCTGCACGACAACCCCGGCGCGGAAATCAAGCAGGGCAACACGCTCGCTAACCCGTTGTTTCTCAGCGAACAGGGCGGGCTAAAGACGTTCGATTACGTGGTCGCCAATCCGCCGTTCAGCGACAAACGCTGGGGCAACGGCGTCGATACGGAAAACGATCCGCATCAGCGTTTCGATGGTTTTGGCGTGCCGCCGGATAAAAACGGCGATTACGCCTACCTGCTGCATATCATCCGTTCGCTGAAAAGCCGTGGCAAGGGCGCGTGCATTCTGCCGCACGGCGTGCTGTTTCGCGGCAATGTCGAAGCCGTCATCCGTGAGAATATTATCCGCAAGGGATTGATCAAGGGCATCATCGGCTTGCCCGCCAACCTGTTTTACGGCACCGGCATCCCGGCGTGCATCATCGTCATCGACAAGGAAAACGCGCAAAACCGCAAGGGCATTTTCATGATCGACGCCGGCAAGGGATTCATGAAAGACGGCAACAAAAACCGCCTGCGGGAAATGGACATCCACAAGATTGTCGATGTGTTCAATAAACAAATCGAAATCCCAGGCTACAGCAAAATCGTACCCTTCAGCGAGATCGAAAAGAACGAATTCAACCTCAACATCCCGCGCTATATCGACAGTTCCGAAGCCGAAGACCTGCAGGACATCGAAGCGCATCTGCTGGGCGACATACCCAAGGCCGATATCGACGCGCTGCACGACTACTGGGCGGTGTGCCCTACCCTAAAATCGGTATTATTCGCCGAGGCGAAGCGCAGCGCAAACTATCTGAGCTTGAAAGTCAGCAAGGACGACATCAAGCCAACCATTTTCGCGCACCCCGAATTTGTCAGTTACATGACCGAAATGAACCAGGTGTTCAGTCAATGGGAAAACAACACCACCGCCGCGTTAAAAGCACTGCAACCCGGTTTTCATCCGAAGGACACCATTCACGCCATCAGCGAAGCGTTGCTCGCCACCTACGAAAGCCGCGCCTTGATCGACCGGTACGATGTCTACCAGCATCTGATGAACTTCTGGTTCGACGTGATGCAGGACGATTGCTACCTGATCGCCGCCCCGGTTGAAACGGGCGGGGGCTGGCAAGCCATCACATACCGTATCGTCGAAGAAAAGAAAAACAGGGACGGCCAAGTCACTAAAACCGTCGATAAAGGCTGGACGTGCGATCTGGTTCCGAAAACGCTTGTGATTCACCGCTACTTTGCCGGACAGCAGCAGGCTATCGATACGCTCAACACCGAACTGGAAACGCTGCAAAGTCAGTTGGTGGGAATGGAAGAAGAGCACAGTGGCGAGGAAGGTGCATTTGCGATTCTCGATAAGATCAACAAAGCCAACATCAACGCACGCCTGAAAGAAATCAAGAACGATCCGCAATCGGTTGAAGAAGCAAAGCTCCTCAAGCAATACCTGGCGCTATTGGAACAGGAAGCGGCGACCAAAAAAGCCATTCAGTCCGCTGAAACGGAACTGGATGCCGAACTGCTCGCGTTCTACCCCACACTGACCGCAGACCAGATCAGGCAACTGGTTGTCGACGACAAATGGATCGCCGCAATCGACCGGGACATTCATTCCGAAATGGATCGCATCAGCCAGCGCCTGACGCAACGCATCAAGGAACTCGCCGAACGCTATGAAACGCCGTTGCCACAGCAAAACCAGCAAGTAGCGGAACTGGAACAGGCCGTCAATGCGCACTTGCACAAGATGGGGTTCGTGTGGAATTGA
- a CDS encoding restriction endonuclease subunit S, which translates to MELKPGYKQTEVGVIPEDWDIIKLGDFTLKVGSGITPKGGVTVYKQFGRPFMRSQNVGWGVLKLDDIVFIDDQIHNTFSDTELKKNDVLLNITGASIGRCALATNEVVGGNVNQHVCIIRTNDHLLSPTYLSRVLLSDIGQRQIDSFQAGGNREGLNFGQIKSFNISLPPTKAEQTAIANALSDADALIQSLTRLIAKKRQIKQGAMQTLLNPYENGRLKEGWMLKKLGDICENITTGKLDANAMIENGEYSFFTCAKQVYRINHFAFDYEALLVSGNGANVGYIHYFKGKFNAYQRTYVLSRFKCDVHYLKVFMERNLQNRIKVEVNAGNTPYIVMGTLTGMDVLLPENKTEQTRIATILSGMDTEIAMLEIKLAKYRQIKQGMMQNLLTGSIRLVKPESNTGAAV; encoded by the coding sequence GTGGAATTGAAACCGGGTTACAAGCAGACTGAGGTGGGGGTGATTCCTGAGGATTGGGACATTATCAAGCTTGGTGACTTCACTCTGAAAGTAGGAAGTGGTATTACTCCAAAGGGTGGTGTAACTGTGTATAAACAATTTGGTCGCCCTTTCATGAGAAGTCAGAATGTTGGATGGGGCGTTCTTAAGTTAGATGATATCGTGTTTATTGATGATCAAATTCACAACACATTTTCTGATACCGAGTTAAAGAAGAATGATGTTTTATTGAACATTACCGGTGCATCAATTGGTCGATGTGCGCTTGCAACGAATGAAGTAGTAGGTGGGAATGTTAATCAACATGTATGCATAATTCGTACAAATGATCATTTATTAAGCCCTACATATTTATCGCGTGTCTTACTATCTGATATTGGCCAGCGGCAAATTGATAGTTTTCAAGCGGGTGGAAACCGAGAGGGTTTAAATTTTGGTCAGATCAAATCATTTAATATTTCACTTCCACCAACCAAAGCCGAACAAACCGCCATCGCCAACGCCCTCAGCGATGCCGATGCTCTGATTCAATCCCTTACCCGCCTCATCGCCAAAAAACGCCAGATCAAACAAGGCGCCATGCAAACCCTGCTCAATCCCTATGAAAATGGGCGGCTGAAAGAGGGATGGATGTTGAAAAAGTTGGGGGATATATGCGAAAACATAACTACTGGTAAATTAGATGCTAACGCTATGATTGAAAATGGTGAGTATTCTTTTTTTACATGCGCAAAACAAGTTTATCGAATTAATCACTTTGCCTTTGATTATGAAGCATTATTGGTTTCTGGTAATGGCGCTAATGTTGGATATATTCATTATTTTAAGGGTAAGTTTAATGCTTATCAACGAACATATGTACTTAGCAGATTTAAGTGTGATGTGCATTACTTGAAAGTGTTTATGGAACGTAATCTCCAAAATAGAATTAAGGTAGAAGTCAATGCGGGTAATACACCATATATCGTCATGGGGACTTTAACCGGTATGGATGTCTTGTTGCCAGAAAATAAAACAGAACAAACCCGTATCGCCACCATCCTCTCCGGCATGGACACCGAAATCGCCATGCTCGAAATCAAACTCGCCAAATACCGGCAGATCAAGCAAGGCATGATGCAAAACCTGCTCACCGGCAGCATCCGGCTGGTGAAGCCGGAAAGCAACACCGGGGCCGCCGTATGA